The proteins below are encoded in one region of Arthrobacter sp. CJ23:
- a CDS encoding BCCT family transporter: MAINSDTKPVTPEELPADDRLADTPAARKTARTETPEEVISVSPDETKPAVLDAEDGGEELLPDAEEYEQILEELRNAKTEQAVSARRNRKLTLDKVTFGITGAIAVAFVVWGFVGRDSLSETSKGALNWVMEYTGWLFMVLASLFVVFVLWLALGKFGNIPLGKDGEKPEFRTVSWVAMMFAAGMGIGLMFYGVAEPLYHYISPPPGTVDGRTPAAIQTAMATSIFHWTLHPWAMYAVVGIAMAYGTYRLGRRQLISAAFTSLFGIRMVEGPIGKFINILAIFATLFGTAASLGLGALQIGSGMTSNGWMGEIGTPVLVVIVAILTFCFVASAVSGISRGIQWLSNINMVLAVVLALIVFVAGPTLFILNLIPSAIGDYARDLAEMSSRTEAVGDEALRSWMTSWTIFYWAWWISWTPFVGMFIARISRGRTIRQFVTGVLLVPSIVSVIWFGIFGGSAFHVQQEADKAGTPGLVTMTNGTPSVNFDGALFDLVKNLDMPGWLITAVIVLAMVLVAIFFITGADAASIVMGSLSSNGAEHPRRGVVIFWGSLTGAVAAVMLLAGGDEPSEALAGLQRVTIVAALPFIVVMLLLCFALTKDLRRDPLALRRRLATSVVERAIRTGVEQHRGVQFDLVTKHDCAENCPDSDCPGGTPTGSIPTVRSPRPEPTDK, translated from the coding sequence ATGGCTATTAACAGCGACACAAAACCCGTAACACCAGAGGAGCTACCTGCCGACGATCGCTTGGCAGATACTCCCGCAGCACGTAAGACCGCCCGCACGGAGACTCCTGAAGAAGTCATCAGCGTCTCCCCTGACGAAACCAAACCCGCAGTCCTTGACGCTGAGGACGGAGGTGAAGAACTCCTCCCGGATGCTGAAGAATACGAACAGATCCTCGAAGAACTGCGCAACGCAAAGACCGAGCAGGCCGTTTCGGCACGCCGGAACCGCAAACTTACGCTCGACAAAGTCACCTTCGGAATCACGGGCGCCATCGCCGTCGCCTTCGTGGTCTGGGGCTTCGTCGGCCGGGACAGCCTCTCTGAGACGTCCAAGGGCGCCCTGAACTGGGTCATGGAATACACCGGCTGGCTCTTCATGGTCCTCGCCTCCCTGTTCGTCGTTTTCGTCCTATGGCTGGCGCTTGGCAAGTTCGGCAACATCCCGCTGGGGAAGGACGGCGAGAAGCCGGAATTCCGCACCGTCTCCTGGGTAGCGATGATGTTCGCCGCCGGCATGGGCATCGGACTGATGTTCTATGGTGTGGCAGAACCGCTCTACCACTACATCTCGCCTCCGCCCGGCACTGTGGACGGCCGCACCCCCGCAGCCATCCAGACCGCCATGGCCACCTCGATCTTCCACTGGACCCTGCACCCCTGGGCCATGTACGCAGTGGTCGGCATCGCCATGGCCTATGGCACCTATCGCCTGGGTCGCAGGCAGCTGATCTCGGCAGCGTTCACTTCGCTGTTCGGCATCAGGATGGTCGAAGGGCCGATCGGGAAGTTCATCAACATCCTGGCCATCTTTGCCACCCTCTTCGGAACCGCTGCTTCCCTGGGCCTTGGCGCCCTGCAGATCGGCAGTGGCATGACCTCCAACGGCTGGATGGGCGAAATCGGCACTCCCGTGCTGGTGGTCATCGTGGCCATCCTGACGTTCTGCTTTGTGGCTTCAGCCGTCTCGGGCATCAGCCGCGGCATCCAGTGGCTTTCCAACATCAACATGGTCCTGGCCGTCGTACTTGCCCTCATCGTCTTCGTTGCCGGCCCTACTTTGTTCATCCTGAACCTCATCCCTTCAGCCATCGGCGACTACGCCCGCGACCTCGCCGAGATGTCGTCCCGGACCGAGGCCGTCGGCGACGAAGCCCTGCGTAGCTGGATGACCAGCTGGACTATCTTCTACTGGGCCTGGTGGATCTCCTGGACGCCGTTCGTAGGCATGTTCATTGCCCGCATCAGCCGCGGCCGGACCATCCGGCAGTTCGTCACCGGCGTCCTGTTGGTCCCCAGCATCGTCAGCGTGATCTGGTTCGGCATCTTCGGTGGATCCGCCTTCCACGTCCAGCAGGAAGCCGACAAGGCCGGCACTCCCGGCCTGGTCACCATGACCAACGGAACTCCGTCCGTCAACTTCGATGGAGCGCTCTTCGACCTGGTCAAGAACCTGGACATGCCGGGATGGCTCATCACGGCCGTGATCGTGCTTGCCATGGTCCTGGTGGCGATCTTCTTCATCACCGGGGCCGACGCGGCCTCCATCGTGATGGGATCGCTGAGCTCCAACGGCGCGGAACACCCCCGCCGCGGAGTGGTCATCTTCTGGGGCAGCCTCACCGGTGCAGTAGCAGCGGTTATGCTGCTGGCCGGCGGAGATGAACCATCTGAGGCCTTGGCCGGACTGCAAAGAGTCACCATTGTCGCGGCGCTGCCATTCATCGTGGTCATGTTGCTGCTCTGTTTCGCCCTGACCAAGGACCTGCGCCGCGATCCTCTGGCACTGCGCAGGCGCTTGGCAACATCCGTTGTTGAACGGGCCATCCGCACCGGTGTTGAACAACACCGCGGTGTCCAGTTCGACCTCGTGACCAAGCATGACTGCGCGGAGAACTGCCCGGATTCCGACTGTCCCGGCGGAACCCCCACGGGGAGCATTCCCACGGTCCGGTCTCCCCGCCCGGAGCCAACCGACAAGTAA
- the fdhD gene encoding formate dehydrogenase accessory sulfurtransferase FdhD, which translates to MARMTQRRKIHRFVLDGTGTEYPVRFKEDVLAAEEPLEIRIGGTSFAVTMRTPGDDFDLVAGFLVSEGIIRSHSELVSLRFCAGEKDGTQTFNVVEAQLRPDVPMPDTMRHVYTSSSCGICGTDSIEAVRKTIHFDPSLDGLRVPVDVLAELPERLREAQAVFDRTGGVHAAGLFKVDGSIPELLCLREDVGRHNAVDKVVGWALRQDLLPLTGLVLQVSGRASFELVQKAALAGIPILSAVSAPSSLAADLAAETGLTLVGFSRGHSLNVYSGRERLTGPRRAVPDAAISA; encoded by the coding sequence ATGGCACGCATGACGCAGCGCAGGAAAATCCATCGTTTCGTACTGGACGGGACGGGCACCGAATATCCCGTGCGGTTCAAGGAGGACGTTCTGGCCGCCGAAGAACCCTTGGAAATCAGGATTGGAGGCACGTCCTTCGCCGTGACCATGAGGACGCCGGGGGATGACTTTGATCTGGTGGCCGGGTTCCTGGTGTCCGAGGGCATCATCCGCAGCCACTCGGAGCTGGTCTCCCTGCGGTTCTGTGCTGGTGAAAAGGACGGGACGCAGACCTTTAATGTGGTGGAAGCACAGCTACGGCCGGATGTGCCCATGCCGGACACCATGCGCCACGTCTACACTTCCAGCTCCTGTGGCATCTGCGGCACGGACTCCATTGAGGCCGTGCGCAAGACCATCCACTTCGATCCATCCCTGGACGGACTACGCGTTCCCGTCGATGTCCTCGCCGAACTGCCGGAGCGCCTCCGCGAGGCCCAGGCGGTTTTCGACAGGACCGGCGGCGTCCACGCTGCAGGACTCTTCAAGGTAGACGGTTCCATCCCGGAACTGCTGTGCCTGCGCGAGGACGTGGGCCGCCACAATGCCGTAGACAAAGTGGTGGGGTGGGCGCTCCGCCAGGACCTGCTGCCGTTGACTGGCCTGGTCCTGCAGGTTTCCGGCAGGGCGTCGTTCGAACTCGTCCAGAAGGCCGCCCTGGCTGGCATTCCCATTCTGTCCGCGGTCAGCGCACCCTCAAGCCTGGCTGCTGATCTGGCTGCCGAGACCGGGCTGACGCTGGTGGGCTTCAGCCGGGGACATAGCTTGAATGTCTACTCTGGAAGAGAACGGCTGACCGGCCCGCGAAGGGCTGTCCCCGACGCTGCGATCAGCGCGTAA
- the fdhA gene encoding formaldehyde dehydrogenase, glutathione-independent → MSGNRAVAYKEPGVVEIINTDYPTFELKDGPGVNPANVGRKVPHGAILRTVTTNICGSDQHMVRGRTTAPQDLVLGHEITGEVVEVGPDVEFIKVGDIVSVPFNISCGRCRNCKEQKTGICLNVNPDRPGSAYGYVDMGGWVGGQAEYVLVPYADWNLLRFPDRDQALEKIMDLTMLSDIFPTGFHGAVTAGVGVGSTVYIAGAGPVGLAAAVGAQLLGAAVVIVGDMNEDRLAQARSFGCETVNVSNGNPKDQIEQILGVPEVDCGVDAVGFEARGHGKDASHEAPATVLNSLMDITAAGGALGIPGLYVTGDPGGIDEAAKHGSLSLSLGTGWAKSLSFTTGQCPVMKYNRQLMMAILHDKVQIAKAVNATAIPLEDAPRGYAEFDAGAATKFVLNPNGYVKA, encoded by the coding sequence ATGTCCGGAAACAGAGCAGTTGCCTACAAGGAACCCGGTGTCGTCGAAATCATCAACACCGACTACCCGACGTTCGAACTCAAGGACGGACCGGGCGTCAACCCGGCCAACGTCGGACGGAAGGTGCCGCACGGAGCGATCCTCCGCACCGTGACAACCAACATCTGTGGTTCTGACCAGCACATGGTCCGTGGCCGCACCACAGCCCCGCAAGACCTGGTCCTCGGTCACGAGATCACCGGTGAAGTGGTGGAGGTGGGTCCCGACGTCGAATTCATCAAGGTGGGCGACATCGTCTCGGTGCCGTTCAACATCTCCTGTGGCCGCTGCCGGAACTGCAAGGAACAGAAGACCGGTATTTGCCTCAACGTCAACCCCGACCGCCCCGGCAGTGCTTACGGATACGTGGACATGGGTGGCTGGGTAGGCGGACAGGCTGAGTACGTCCTGGTCCCCTACGCTGACTGGAACCTGCTGCGCTTCCCGGACCGCGATCAGGCCCTGGAAAAAATCATGGACCTGACCATGCTCTCGGACATCTTCCCCACCGGATTCCACGGTGCTGTTACGGCCGGGGTGGGCGTAGGTTCCACGGTGTACATCGCGGGTGCCGGTCCGGTGGGCCTTGCTGCTGCCGTCGGCGCCCAGTTGCTGGGTGCCGCCGTCGTGATTGTGGGCGACATGAACGAAGACCGACTGGCGCAGGCGCGCTCGTTCGGATGCGAAACGGTGAACGTCTCCAACGGAAACCCGAAGGACCAGATCGAACAGATCCTGGGCGTACCCGAAGTGGATTGCGGCGTGGACGCCGTGGGATTCGAGGCCCGTGGCCACGGAAAGGACGCTTCGCACGAGGCTCCTGCCACCGTGCTGAACTCCCTCATGGACATCACCGCCGCTGGCGGCGCGCTTGGCATCCCCGGCCTGTACGTCACGGGCGACCCGGGTGGAATTGACGAGGCGGCCAAGCACGGTTCCCTTTCGCTGTCCCTGGGCACCGGCTGGGCAAAGTCGTTGTCGTTCACCACCGGGCAGTGCCCTGTCATGAAGTACAACCGTCAACTGATGATGGCCATCCTGCATGACAAGGTCCAGATCGCCAAGGCCGTCAACGCCACGGCCATCCCGCTCGAGGACGCGCCGCGCGGTTACGCCGAATTCGACGCAGGAGCGGCAACAAAGTTCGTACTGAACCCCAACGGCTACGTGAAGGCTTAG
- a CDS encoding response regulator transcription factor family protein produces the protein MTPAEAARTVPSSLLASGGRPFLEALARLTTAPLSEIAQRLREATLLYVSGSALVIFTEDCTGRPQKKAGDETIISSVSIAELDQIRESMPGVDPWHGEAALGGKNRPVLALGSPSNAILVIADPQPQQTGSPDNASLQDEAALWVVNYLWTLAAERIREKVADAPPSYLIESRAASAERLRVTAELVDRHSTALETLLAALRSGTLSDSEARKSATDTAAKALVGLRTLSDRTTELVEEPVSTAFQRLREDLKPLMNFSGIDVQFIEPPVNGRALPGEVAHAARAIVRGVVLAMVDQPQVRRIRTQWDCDGENLLINVRDDGHGELSADSPAIGRLVQRVEALDGRISIDVMSGWGADVAVTLPLDPPARPLADIADWKLGERELEVLQLLAAGQRNRSIAAKLHISENTVKFHLRNLFRKMGASSRTEAIALAHSSGLR, from the coding sequence ATCACCCCTGCCGAAGCAGCCCGCACCGTACCGTCCTCGCTACTGGCCTCAGGGGGCCGCCCATTCCTTGAGGCGCTGGCCAGGCTGACCACGGCGCCGCTTTCCGAAATCGCCCAACGGCTAAGGGAGGCCACGCTCCTCTATGTGAGTGGCAGCGCGTTGGTCATCTTCACCGAGGACTGCACAGGCCGCCCGCAAAAGAAGGCCGGCGACGAAACGATCATCAGTTCTGTCTCCATCGCCGAACTGGACCAGATCCGGGAGTCCATGCCCGGCGTCGACCCCTGGCATGGTGAGGCGGCCCTCGGCGGCAAGAACCGCCCGGTCCTGGCGCTGGGATCCCCCAGCAACGCGATCCTGGTGATTGCTGATCCGCAGCCGCAGCAGACCGGATCACCAGACAACGCATCCCTTCAGGACGAAGCAGCACTGTGGGTGGTCAACTACCTCTGGACGCTCGCCGCCGAACGCATCCGCGAAAAGGTGGCAGACGCACCGCCGTCGTACCTTATCGAGTCCCGCGCGGCGTCGGCCGAGCGCCTCAGGGTGACGGCCGAGCTCGTGGACCGCCACTCCACCGCCCTGGAAACCCTGCTCGCGGCACTGAGGTCCGGCACGCTGTCAGATTCCGAGGCCCGGAAATCAGCCACCGACACCGCAGCCAAGGCACTGGTCGGCCTGCGCACGCTTAGCGACCGCACCACGGAACTGGTGGAGGAACCCGTGAGCACTGCGTTCCAACGCCTCCGCGAAGACCTGAAGCCGCTCATGAATTTCAGCGGGATCGACGTCCAGTTCATCGAGCCGCCGGTCAATGGCCGTGCGCTGCCGGGCGAGGTGGCCCACGCGGCCCGGGCCATCGTCAGGGGCGTCGTGCTGGCCATGGTGGACCAACCGCAGGTACGGCGCATCCGCACGCAGTGGGATTGCGACGGCGAGAACCTCCTCATCAACGTCCGCGACGACGGTCACGGCGAACTATCCGCCGATTCGCCGGCCATCGGCCGGCTCGTCCAGCGCGTGGAGGCCTTGGACGGACGCATCTCCATAGACGTGATGTCCGGATGGGGTGCAGATGTCGCCGTCACGCTTCCGCTCGACCCGCCGGCCCGCCCCTTGGCGGACATCGCCGACTGGAAACTCGGCGAGCGCGAGCTCGAAGTCCTTCAACTCCTCGCCGCGGGCCAGCGCAACCGCTCCATCGCGGCGAAGCTCCACATCAGCGAGAACACGGTGAAGTTCCACCTCCGGAACCTCTTCCGGAAGATGGGTGCGTCCTCGCGCACCGAGGCAATCGCGCTGGCCCACAGCAGCGGGCTGCGTTAG
- the folE gene encoding GTP cyclohydrolase I FolE, which yields MSETLPAVATRRVDRQRAEQAVREYLLAIGEDPDRPGLAETPARVARAAEEMFGGLHEDPFSVLDKTFDLGHGELVIVKDIPFYSTCEHHLVPFHGVAHVGYIPSAEGLVTGLSKLARLVDVFARRPQVQERLTTQVVDALVTSLRPLGAIVVVECEHLCMSMRGIRKPGAKTITSAVRGELRLPAARAEALSLILGR from the coding sequence ATGAGTGAGACCCTGCCCGCGGTAGCCACCCGCCGGGTGGACCGGCAAAGGGCTGAGCAGGCGGTCCGGGAATACCTCTTGGCGATCGGGGAAGACCCGGACAGGCCCGGCCTGGCCGAGACTCCAGCCCGGGTGGCCCGCGCCGCCGAGGAAATGTTCGGCGGCCTCCATGAGGACCCGTTCTCCGTGCTGGACAAGACGTTCGATCTTGGTCATGGCGAGCTTGTCATCGTCAAGGACATTCCGTTCTACTCCACCTGCGAACATCACCTGGTGCCGTTCCATGGTGTGGCCCACGTGGGGTACATCCCTTCCGCAGAGGGACTCGTCACCGGACTCAGCAAGCTCGCAAGGCTTGTGGATGTGTTTGCACGAAGGCCGCAGGTCCAAGAGAGGCTCACCACGCAGGTAGTGGACGCACTGGTGACCTCGCTGCGGCCTTTGGGGGCAATCGTGGTGGTCGAGTGCGAGCATTTGTGCATGTCCATGCGCGGCATCCGCAAACCGGGAGCCAAGACCATCACGTCCGCAGTCCGCGGTGAACTACGGTTGCCGGCGGCCCGCGCTGAGGCACTGAGCCTGATACTCGGCAGATAA
- a CDS encoding VOC family protein, translating to MPALFNHTIVASLDRAASAAFYTSILEADEAPSWGPFTNISLAGGVMLQFAEPPVEIQMQHYAFLVDEEHFERAYDRLVTGGVEHWADPQMTRPGETNTGHGGRGVYFKDPSGHALELITRRYF from the coding sequence ATGCCCGCACTTTTCAACCACACCATCGTCGCGTCGCTGGACCGCGCAGCTTCGGCCGCCTTCTACACCTCGATCCTTGAAGCCGACGAAGCCCCCAGCTGGGGACCCTTCACCAACATTTCCCTCGCCGGCGGGGTCATGCTGCAGTTCGCTGAACCACCTGTAGAGATCCAGATGCAGCACTATGCGTTCCTGGTGGACGAGGAGCATTTCGAGCGCGCCTACGATCGCCTGGTGACTGGCGGCGTCGAGCACTGGGCCGATCCGCAGATGACCCGGCCCGGCGAGACCAACACCGGACACGGCGGCCGAGGCGTCTATTTCAAGGACCCCTCGGGCCACGCGTTGGAGCTGATCACCCGCCGGTACTTCTAG
- a CDS encoding IclR family transcriptional regulator: protein MAARNNPDFDKDADAQGGGVQSVDRALQILEILAREGDAGVSEIAEEMGVHKSTVSRLVGSLVGRDLVRQNSERGKYQLGFGILRLASSIPGRLSVVHEAREVLEALAAEYKETVNLAVLRSNYAVNVDQAMGPSTLATYDWVGSLTPLHATSSGKVLLAALTADERSQVFKAVGLPARTPRTVTNRGELEKQLLDVARNGYATVHEEFEIGLTAVAVPIFNHAGSVIAAVSISGPAFRFSPEDQPGLIDALREAGLAISARMGYRHR, encoded by the coding sequence ATGGCCGCACGCAACAACCCGGACTTCGACAAGGACGCAGACGCCCAGGGTGGAGGCGTCCAGTCAGTAGACCGCGCACTCCAAATCCTGGAAATCCTGGCCCGTGAAGGCGATGCCGGAGTGAGCGAGATCGCTGAGGAAATGGGCGTCCATAAATCCACTGTGTCCCGGCTGGTCGGCTCCCTGGTTGGCCGTGATCTGGTCCGGCAAAACAGTGAACGGGGCAAGTACCAGCTGGGCTTTGGGATCCTCCGCCTGGCATCTTCCATCCCCGGCAGGCTGAGTGTGGTGCATGAGGCACGGGAAGTCCTGGAGGCGCTGGCAGCCGAATACAAGGAAACCGTCAACCTGGCCGTGCTGAGGTCAAACTATGCGGTCAATGTGGACCAGGCGATGGGACCGTCAACCCTGGCCACCTACGACTGGGTGGGCAGCCTGACGCCGCTGCATGCCACTTCCAGCGGCAAGGTTCTTCTGGCTGCACTGACCGCCGACGAAAGAAGCCAGGTCTTCAAGGCAGTGGGCCTGCCCGCGCGAACGCCACGCACCGTGACAAACCGCGGGGAGCTGGAAAAGCAGCTGCTGGACGTGGCCCGCAACGGGTACGCCACAGTCCACGAGGAGTTTGAAATCGGCCTCACCGCCGTCGCAGTGCCCATCTTCAACCACGCGGGAAGCGTCATTGCCGCCGTGAGTATCTCCGGCCCGGCGTTCCGCTTTTCACCCGAGGACCAGCCAGGGCTCATCGACGCCCTCCGCGAGGCCGGGCTGGCCATCAGCGCCCGAATGGGCTACAGACACCGCTAG
- the hxlA gene encoding 3-hexulose-6-phosphate synthase, whose protein sequence is MKLQVAMDVLTVDAALELAGKVAEYVDIIELGTPLVKNAGLSAVTAVKNAHPDKIVFADMKTMDAGELEAEIAFSAGADLVSVLGSADDSTIAGAVKAAKAHNKGIVVDLIGVQDKVTRAKEARALGAKFIEFHAGLDEQAKPGYNLEGLLNAGEAARVPFSVAGGVNIDTINAVQRAGADVAVVGGSIYSAADPALAAKELRAAII, encoded by the coding sequence ATGAAACTGCAAGTCGCTATGGACGTCCTCACCGTTGACGCCGCCCTCGAACTCGCCGGCAAGGTCGCCGAATATGTCGACATCATCGAGCTCGGTACGCCGTTGGTGAAGAACGCCGGACTCTCCGCCGTCACCGCCGTCAAGAACGCCCACCCGGACAAGATCGTCTTTGCCGACATGAAGACCATGGACGCCGGCGAACTCGAAGCCGAGATTGCCTTCAGCGCAGGTGCAGACCTGGTCTCCGTGCTCGGCAGCGCCGACGATTCCACCATTGCCGGTGCCGTCAAGGCAGCCAAGGCCCACAACAAGGGCATCGTGGTGGACCTCATTGGTGTGCAGGACAAGGTCACCCGCGCCAAGGAAGCCCGTGCACTCGGCGCCAAGTTCATCGAGTTCCACGCCGGCCTGGACGAGCAGGCCAAGCCGGGCTACAACCTCGAAGGCCTCCTGAACGCCGGCGAAGCCGCCCGTGTGCCGTTCTCCGTGGCCGGTGGCGTGAACATCGACACCATCAACGCCGTACAGCGTGCCGGTGCGGATGTCGCCGTCGTGGGTGGTTCCATCTACAGCGCAGCTGACCCCGCGCTGGCCGCCAAGGAGCTCCGCGCAGCCATCATCTAG
- the hxlB gene encoding 6-phospho-3-hexuloisomerase, with amino-acid sequence MSVIAESHPGLTDTTRDFSKNLLLIQEEIAKVAGGVQPGQVAGLVSELKTAGRVFVTGAGRSGLVLKMAAMRLMHLGLNVHVVGEITAPAIRSGDLLLVASGSGTTSGVVKAAETAARQGARVAAYTTNADSPLAELADVVVVIPAAQKTDHGSTVTRQYSGSLFEQVLFIASEAVFQSLWDQDAAAPEELWLRHANLE; translated from the coding sequence ATGAGTGTCATCGCCGAATCCCACCCGGGCCTCACTGATACAACCCGGGATTTCAGCAAGAACCTGCTCCTCATCCAAGAGGAGATCGCAAAGGTGGCCGGCGGCGTCCAGCCCGGGCAGGTTGCCGGGCTCGTGTCGGAACTCAAGACTGCCGGCAGGGTTTTCGTTACTGGCGCAGGACGCAGCGGGCTTGTCCTGAAGATGGCCGCCATGCGCCTCATGCACCTGGGCCTGAACGTGCACGTCGTCGGTGAAATCACGGCGCCGGCCATTCGCTCCGGCGACCTTCTGCTGGTGGCGTCCGGCTCCGGCACAACATCGGGCGTGGTCAAGGCGGCGGAAACCGCCGCCAGGCAGGGAGCCCGTGTGGCTGCCTACACCACCAACGCCGATTCGCCGCTTGCGGAACTTGCCGACGTCGTCGTCGTCATCCCCGCCGCGCAGAAGACCGATCACGGCTCAACCGTCACCCGCCAGTACTCGGGGAGCCTCTTTGAACAGGTGCTGTTCATCGCCAGCGAAGCCGTCTTCCAAAGCCTGTGGGACCAGGACGCGGCCGCTCCGGAGGAGCTCTGGCTCCGCCACGCAAACCTCGAATAG
- a CDS encoding molybdopterin molybdotransferase MoeA, producing the protein MLAQEVAANILPFRTPDLTDSKELTDSFQRKHAPTWAEARQLAYHCAAPLPSSKVTLAEAIGCTLTSEVIAHQDLPHYASSAMDGWAINGGGPWTITEPGRPLSAGGAAVIATGGPVPSGATAVLRKESGQASGDVHLSLKHDAKPGETLPGRHIRPAGEEATAGDVLIPAGTLLNPAHIALAAVAGHDHLQVQRKPRVAVVLTGSEVVTSGEPAPGQVRDAFGPQLDAVISQLGGVPGGQLRIGDSYDEWLTALASAHEGQRPDVTITTGGTGKSGTDHFRDAIAALGGRLLLDGIAMRPGHPAVLAELPDGRFIIGLPGNPLAAMMALMTLGEPLLAALGNRCSQGSRHVISGADLEPTPGKTRLVPCAFVHELAFPASHTGPGMMRGLAWADGYMAVPPEGVAAGAPVPVLPLPWTAPMSSPNQRGRHSGWHA; encoded by the coding sequence ATGCTTGCCCAAGAAGTCGCCGCCAACATTCTCCCCTTCCGCACGCCGGACTTGACGGACAGCAAGGAGTTAACGGACAGCTTCCAGCGGAAGCATGCCCCCACCTGGGCCGAAGCGCGGCAGCTGGCCTACCACTGTGCCGCCCCGCTCCCGTCCTCGAAAGTCACCCTCGCTGAAGCAATCGGCTGCACGCTGACCAGCGAAGTCATCGCTCACCAGGACCTTCCCCACTATGCGTCGTCGGCCATGGACGGCTGGGCCATCAACGGCGGCGGTCCATGGACCATCACGGAGCCGGGGCGTCCCCTTTCAGCTGGTGGAGCCGCCGTTATCGCCACCGGCGGGCCGGTTCCTTCCGGTGCCACGGCCGTGCTCCGCAAGGAGAGTGGACAGGCCTCGGGGGACGTGCACCTCTCGCTCAAGCACGACGCGAAGCCGGGCGAGACACTCCCCGGCCGGCACATTCGTCCAGCCGGCGAAGAAGCCACCGCGGGTGATGTCCTCATACCCGCCGGGACGCTCCTCAACCCTGCACATATTGCCCTCGCCGCTGTGGCTGGACACGATCACCTTCAGGTACAGCGCAAGCCGAGGGTCGCCGTCGTACTGACGGGCTCGGAGGTAGTGACCTCGGGTGAGCCTGCACCGGGCCAGGTCCGCGACGCATTCGGCCCGCAGCTGGATGCGGTCATTTCGCAATTGGGCGGGGTGCCGGGTGGCCAGCTCAGGATTGGCGATTCGTACGATGAGTGGCTGACAGCACTGGCCAGCGCCCATGAGGGCCAGCGGCCCGACGTGACGATTACCACCGGCGGAACCGGGAAATCCGGGACAGACCATTTCCGCGATGCCATTGCGGCGCTCGGTGGGCGGCTCCTCCTGGACGGGATTGCCATGCGGCCAGGTCATCCTGCAGTATTGGCGGAGCTTCCCGATGGCCGTTTCATCATCGGCCTGCCCGGAAATCCGCTGGCCGCCATGATGGCACTCATGACCCTTGGTGAACCCCTGTTGGCCGCCTTGGGAAACCGTTGTTCCCAGGGGAGCCGGCACGTGATTTCCGGAGCGGACCTCGAACCCACCCCAGGGAAAACACGGCTCGTACCCTGCGCCTTTGTCCACGAACTCGCGTTCCCTGCCTCCCATACCGGTCCCGGGATGATGCGTGGGCTGGCCTGGGCAGACGGATACATGGCTGTTCCCCCTGAAGGTGTAGCAGCCGGCGCGCCAGTTCCCGTCCTGCCGCTGCCGTGGACAGCACCCATGAGTTCCCCGAACCAGAGAGGAAGGCACTCCGGATGGCACGCATGA